GCGGAGCATCAGTTCACCGATATTAGTGTTAGAAGTTTTATTGAAGATTGATTTACCCGTAGCAAAAACAGTATTCTGCTTCTTCAGCCCCCACAGAACATGTATCGATATATTCTGCTCAGGGAAAAGTGCGTAAATCAAAAATCTGTTACCGGCATAAATAATCTCTTCTTCCCGCAGATCGAGCACAACAAGGTTTTTATGAATAACTGCGCATCTGTTAATTTGAGCAATACATTTCAGCTGCTGGTCATTATAAAGTTCCGTGCGTACTTTCACATCAGGGTCTTCCATGATTTTCTCAACAGGCTGATCTTTACAGAGATCAATAAGTTTCAACATAAGATCATAATTAGAAATACGGAAATCTTTGAACCTGCCAAGCCCTGTTCTGGCATCCATAAGGAAATTCATAAGGTTCCAGCCCGTGGGGTTAAGAACCTGATCCTGAGTAAAGTCAGCAGAATCTCCCCTGTCAACAGCTTGCATCATATCTTTGTT
This window of the Denitrovibrio acetiphilus DSM 12809 genome carries:
- a CDS encoding exopolyphosphatase; this encodes MTDNKFRLVTRSDFDGLVCAVLLKELDLIDEIKFVHPKDMQDGLIEISDNDITTNLPYVESAHIAFDHHVSETLRVEERENHIIDPDAPSAARVVYNYYGGEKRFSAINKDMMQAVDRGDSADFTQDQVLNPTGWNLMNFLMDARTGLGRFKDFRISNYDLMLKLIDLCKDQPVEKIMEDPDVKVRTELYNDQQLKCIAQINRCAVIHKNLVVLDLREEEIIYAGNRFLIYALFPEQNISIHVLWGLKKQNTVFATGKSIFNKTSNTNIGELMLRYGGGGHKNAGTCQLPNDRAEDVLQELIISINADG